The Opitutus sp. ER46 genome contains a region encoding:
- a CDS encoding acyltransferase, producing the protein MRPAAVPAASVFSDSKRHYEVLDGLRGVGALMVVGFHIFEAFAGGSHLKQLMNHGYLAVDFFFMLSGFVIGYAYDDRWSRMTLGDFARRRLIRLHPMIIMGMIIGAIAFYFSAGPLFPKIDQVPVWQLLLVMLIGCTLLPVPRAWDIRGWQEMHPLDGPAWSLFFEYIANVLYALFLRRASKMVLSILTVLAGVALVHLAVTSRHGDVIGGWALSPHQLRIGFTRLLFPFLGGLLLSRVARPGRIPHAFLTASLLLVVVLSWPRVGGKEYLWLNGVYDSFVIIGVFPLIVYLGACGDRTEGIAGRACRFLGDLSYPLYITHYPLIYVFTAWVVEAKLTLSEAWPLCLLVLAASIVIAHVCLRLYDLPVRAWLAARGGARRAKAEGRKG; encoded by the coding sequence ATGCGCCCAGCTGCCGTCCCTGCTGCTTCCGTGTTCTCTGATTCGAAACGCCACTACGAGGTGCTCGACGGCCTGCGCGGAGTGGGGGCGCTGATGGTGGTCGGTTTCCATATCTTCGAGGCGTTCGCGGGTGGGAGTCATCTGAAGCAGTTGATGAACCACGGCTATCTGGCGGTGGACTTCTTCTTCATGCTGTCCGGTTTCGTGATCGGGTACGCGTACGACGACCGGTGGTCGCGGATGACGCTCGGTGATTTCGCCCGGCGGCGGCTGATCCGGCTGCACCCGATGATCATCATGGGCATGATCATCGGCGCGATTGCGTTCTATTTCTCGGCCGGCCCGCTCTTCCCGAAGATCGACCAGGTGCCGGTCTGGCAGTTGCTGCTTGTGATGCTCATTGGCTGCACGCTCCTCCCGGTGCCGCGTGCGTGGGACATTCGCGGCTGGCAGGAAATGCATCCGCTGGACGGGCCGGCGTGGTCGCTGTTCTTCGAGTACATCGCCAACGTGTTGTACGCGCTGTTCCTGCGCCGGGCGTCGAAAATGGTTCTGTCGATCCTGACTGTGCTCGCCGGCGTGGCACTCGTGCACCTGGCGGTGACGAGCCGGCATGGCGACGTGATCGGCGGCTGGGCATTGTCGCCCCACCAGCTGCGGATCGGCTTTACGCGGCTGCTGTTCCCGTTCCTGGGTGGGCTGTTGTTGTCCCGGGTGGCGCGTCCTGGCCGCATCCCGCACGCGTTCCTGACCGCGAGCCTGTTGCTGGTCGTGGTGCTCTCATGGCCGCGGGTGGGCGGTAAGGAATACCTTTGGCTGAATGGGGTGTACGACTCCTTCGTGATCATCGGGGTGTTTCCGCTGATCGTCTACCTCGGTGCGTGCGGGGACAGGACCGAAGGGATCGCGGGCCGGGCGTGCCGGTTCCTCGGCGATCTTTCGTATCCGCTCTACATCACGCACTACCCGCTGATCTACGTTTTCACCGCGTGGGTGGTGGAGGCGAAGCTGACGCTCAGTGAAGCCTGGCCGCTGTGCCTGCTGGTGCTGGCAGCGAGCATCGTCATCGCCCACGTCTGCCTGCGACTCTACGACCTGCCGGTGCGCGCCTGGCTCGCGGCGCGCGGCGGCGCGCGCCGCGCCAAGGCTGAAGGAAGAAAAGGCTGA
- the ligD gene encoding non-homologous end-joining DNA ligase, whose product MAKQTTNGARVNFKNLEKVFFPGNDFTKGDLVKYYLEIAPALLPHFRDRPVTRIRMPDGVHGERFYEKNAAGYTPGWIERTQVPRTEGGVVNYLMIQDAEALAWVANDAAIELHPFLHRAQGITRPTHLAFDLDPGEGADLLTCIEVGWHVREALATFGLQAFPKVTGSKGLQLYVPLNTPVTYARATPFAKALAERLAAAHPDLVVSNMSKALRVRKVLIDWSQNHEKKTTVGPYSVRGKRDEPFVSAPVTWEELKRAATAGKTDALFFAPADVLQRVRKRGDLFAPVLTLRQNLPPSGAEPNVAVTQRPPSRRRLTRRPARGRRAKSGGPAIAPTRGPRIRARRSDTPAVRSGSKVGGGRQG is encoded by the coding sequence ATGGCAAAGCAAACGACCAACGGCGCGCGGGTGAATTTCAAGAACCTGGAGAAGGTGTTCTTCCCGGGGAACGACTTCACCAAGGGCGACTTGGTGAAGTACTACCTCGAGATCGCCCCGGCGCTGCTCCCGCATTTCCGAGACCGGCCCGTGACGCGGATCCGGATGCCGGACGGCGTGCATGGGGAGCGATTCTACGAGAAGAACGCGGCGGGCTACACCCCCGGCTGGATCGAGCGCACGCAGGTGCCGCGCACCGAGGGTGGGGTGGTGAACTACCTCATGATCCAGGATGCCGAGGCGCTCGCGTGGGTGGCGAACGACGCCGCGATCGAACTCCATCCCTTTCTCCACCGGGCGCAGGGCATCACGCGGCCGACGCACCTTGCGTTCGACCTCGATCCGGGCGAGGGCGCGGACCTGCTGACCTGCATCGAAGTCGGCTGGCACGTACGCGAGGCGTTGGCGACGTTTGGACTGCAGGCGTTCCCGAAGGTGACCGGCTCGAAGGGCCTGCAACTGTACGTGCCGCTGAATACGCCCGTGACCTACGCGAGGGCGACGCCCTTCGCGAAGGCGCTGGCGGAACGGTTGGCGGCGGCCCACCCCGACCTCGTCGTGAGCAACATGTCCAAGGCGCTGCGGGTGCGGAAGGTGCTCATCGATTGGAGTCAGAACCACGAGAAGAAGACCACGGTCGGCCCGTACTCGGTGCGCGGGAAACGCGACGAACCCTTCGTGTCCGCGCCGGTGACCTGGGAGGAACTGAAGCGCGCGGCGACGGCCGGAAAGACGGACGCGCTGTTCTTCGCGCCGGCGGACGTCCTCCAGCGCGTGCGGAAGCGCGGCGACCTGTTCGCGCCGGTGCTGACGCTGCGTCAGAACCTGCCGCCGTCGGGCGCCGAGCCGAACGTGGCGGTGACGCAACGTCCGCCGTCCCGGCGCCGCTTGACGCGCCGGCCGGCGCGTGGGCGAAGGGCCAAATCCGGCGGGCCGGCAATAGCGCCGACTCGGGGGCCCCGGATCCGTGCCAGACGATCGGATACGCCGGCCGTGCGGTCGGGTTCAAAGGTCGGGGGAGGGAGGCAGGGGTGA
- the yjjJ gene encoding type II toxin-antitoxin system HipA family toxin YjjJ, which produces MARTPTATIELLTLRLQAQGPQTAAELAVALGVDRSQISRLITRAGRTIEQLGGARRARYAVRRTIRATGDSWPLHEVGADGAARELGVLESFYGGWRIRWTRFAPGWSRIVADADGWAEGFPFFLSDLRPQGFVGRAIARRVSAVLSLPEDPTRWSDDEVLVYLQSEGDDLTGNLVVGDQPTRRTLARRMNPPSVTARSEYPALVMAALTGGIPGSSAAGERPKFLTWVADDAGARAVLVKFSPPMDTPAGRRWADLLAAEAIAARVLAEHGESVPGVMCVDLEGRRYLEVPRFDRIGAAGRRGVISLAALQGTEGAIDTTDWVAATEHFRAEDVVTADAATAVRRRRAFGELIGNSDMHPGNLGFYLDDTLPLRLAPAYDMLPMLWAPVAGGEIVARDFAPLPPVARQVGDWSVAAGWAGTFWQEVAGDARISREFAEIAQRAAETVAKLRAEWAV; this is translated from the coding sequence ATGGCTCGTACGCCTACCGCTACAATTGAGTTGCTGACCTTGCGTTTGCAGGCGCAGGGGCCGCAAACGGCTGCCGAGCTGGCGGTGGCGTTGGGCGTTGATCGTTCCCAGATCTCGCGGCTGATCACACGGGCAGGACGAACGATCGAGCAATTGGGAGGCGCGAGGCGCGCGCGCTACGCGGTGCGCCGGACGATCAGGGCAACGGGCGATTCGTGGCCTCTCCATGAGGTGGGCGCAGACGGGGCGGCTCGGGAGCTTGGCGTGTTGGAGTCCTTCTACGGTGGCTGGCGGATTCGTTGGACGCGATTCGCACCGGGGTGGTCTCGGATCGTTGCGGATGCGGACGGCTGGGCGGAGGGATTCCCGTTTTTTCTGAGTGATTTACGTCCGCAGGGCTTTGTCGGACGGGCGATCGCGCGGCGGGTGTCTGCGGTGCTCTCGTTGCCCGAGGACCCGACCCGTTGGAGCGATGACGAGGTGCTCGTGTACCTCCAGTCGGAGGGCGACGACCTAACGGGGAATCTTGTCGTGGGAGATCAACCGACGCGTCGGACGCTCGCACGGCGAATGAACCCGCCCTCGGTGACGGCGCGCAGCGAATATCCGGCGCTGGTCATGGCGGCGTTGACTGGCGGGATACCGGGATCGTCGGCGGCGGGTGAACGGCCGAAGTTTCTCACCTGGGTGGCGGACGACGCCGGGGCGCGGGCGGTGCTCGTGAAATTTTCGCCGCCGATGGATACGCCGGCGGGGCGCCGGTGGGCCGACCTCCTGGCGGCCGAGGCGATTGCGGCGCGGGTGCTGGCGGAGCATGGCGAATCGGTTCCAGGCGTCATGTGTGTCGACCTCGAGGGCCGCCGCTATCTGGAGGTGCCGCGGTTCGATCGGATCGGCGCGGCGGGGCGTCGCGGCGTCATTTCGTTGGCGGCGCTCCAAGGAACAGAGGGAGCGATCGACACGACGGACTGGGTTGCGGCCACGGAGCACTTTCGCGCGGAGGACGTGGTGACGGCGGACGCGGCGACCGCGGTGCGGCGGCGCCGGGCGTTTGGTGAGCTGATCGGAAACAGCGACATGCACCCCGGTAACCTGGGGTTCTACCTGGACGACACGCTGCCGCTGCGGCTGGCGCCGGCGTACGACATGTTGCCCATGCTCTGGGCACCGGTGGCCGGTGGTGAGATTGTGGCGCGCGATTTTGCGCCGTTGCCTCCGGTGGCGCGCCAAGTCGGGGACTGGAGTGTGGCGGCGGGTTGGGCCGGGACGTTCTGGCAGGAAGTCGCGGGCGATGCGCGGATCTCGCGTGAGTTTGCCGAGATCGCCCAACGAGCCGCCGAGACGGTCGCGAAGCTGCGCGCGGAATGGGCGGTGTGA
- a CDS encoding plasmid pRiA4b ORF-3 family protein — protein MLQIRLRDTDVARTVLVPGAIKLPKLHRVIQAAMGWRNCHLHMFRSKLGNFAPPAPEGEEASGCLDETRMPLDALIEGEGDQLTYVYDFGEYWVHELRVDRITAPPDRRQRAECVDGKMACPPEDVGGIPGYQTLCAAMTKSNSAEYRQFVEWLGGPFAPEAFDLERARAQLARIAV, from the coding sequence CTGCTCCAGATTCGCCTCCGCGACACCGACGTTGCGCGGACGGTCCTCGTCCCCGGCGCGATTAAGCTGCCCAAGCTTCATCGCGTGATTCAGGCCGCCATGGGCTGGCGCAACTGTCACCTGCACATGTTTCGGTCCAAACTCGGCAACTTCGCACCGCCTGCCCCCGAGGGGGAAGAGGCTTCCGGTTGCCTCGATGAGACCCGCATGCCGCTCGACGCCCTCATCGAGGGCGAGGGTGACCAACTGACATACGTCTACGACTTCGGCGAGTACTGGGTGCATGAACTACGCGTGGACCGGATCACCGCGCCCCCGGACCGCCGGCAACGCGCCGAATGCGTGGACGGCAAGATGGCGTGTCCACCCGAGGACGTCGGCGGCATACCGGGCTACCAGACGCTTTGTGCGGCCATGACCAAGTCGAATTCCGCAGAGTATCGCCAATTCGTCGAATGGCTCGGCGGACCGTTCGCCCCCGAGGCGTTCGACCTCGAACGGGCAAGAGCTCAGCTCGCCCGGATTGCCGTCTAG
- a CDS encoding glycoside hydrolase family protein: protein MNPRLSLRVIGLGVCLAQGVHAATATPAGKTKSFIDYFRPIPMQGPLTSELWGAPGVLPRDPHNGLEDTANRYCYWDGQILRGEDGKYRLFASRWDEARGHNGWKDSVGISAISDGLLGPYVDRGLMWPTDQRGKGHNVTALRLPDGRYAVVVSETRQGDVFVSASLDGPWTHLGQIVTHGDVRKRASNYSVMLRPDGRFQIVPRSGQILISETGVLGPYEAQGPSIYPKVAGLEQRDLEDPCVWYSGGRFHIVVNSWSQRRAFHLTSKDGITGWTLRGVAYDPRVDFVRYTDGTVNRWDKLERPAVVIEGGHVVAVTLAVLDVPKDQEMGNDRHGNKIIVIPFDGAALDRDLANAPELPAEPAAMATPAKASEAKS, encoded by the coding sequence ATGAACCCCCGCCTCTCGCTACGCGTGATCGGTCTTGGGGTGTGCCTTGCCCAGGGCGTGCACGCGGCGACCGCGACACCGGCCGGAAAGACCAAATCGTTCATCGACTACTTCCGGCCGATTCCGATGCAGGGACCTTTGACCTCGGAACTCTGGGGCGCGCCCGGCGTGCTGCCGCGTGATCCGCACAATGGCTTGGAGGACACCGCCAACCGCTACTGCTACTGGGACGGTCAGATCCTGCGCGGGGAGGACGGCAAGTACCGGCTGTTCGCATCACGCTGGGACGAAGCTCGCGGGCACAACGGCTGGAAGGACTCGGTCGGGATCAGCGCCATCAGTGACGGTCTGCTCGGGCCGTATGTCGACCGCGGTCTGATGTGGCCGACTGACCAGCGGGGCAAGGGACACAACGTGACGGCGCTGAGGCTGCCCGACGGCCGGTATGCGGTCGTCGTCAGCGAGACGCGTCAGGGGGATGTGTTTGTGTCGGCTTCGCTGGACGGTCCGTGGACGCACCTCGGGCAGATTGTGACGCACGGCGATGTACGGAAACGGGCCTCGAACTACAGCGTGATGCTGCGACCCGATGGACGTTTTCAGATCGTGCCGCGGTCGGGACAGATCCTGATCAGCGAGACCGGCGTTCTTGGCCCGTACGAGGCGCAGGGACCGAGCATCTATCCCAAGGTGGCGGGTCTGGAGCAGCGCGATCTGGAAGACCCCTGTGTTTGGTACAGCGGCGGTCGCTTTCACATCGTGGTGAACAGCTGGAGCCAGCGGCGGGCGTTTCATCTCACCTCGAAGGACGGCATCACCGGTTGGACGTTGCGCGGCGTGGCGTACGATCCCCGCGTCGACTTCGTGCGCTACACGGATGGGACCGTGAACCGCTGGGACAAACTGGAGCGTCCTGCGGTCGTGATCGAAGGCGGCCACGTGGTGGCCGTGACGCTCGCGGTGCTCGATGTGCCGAAGGATCAGGAGATGGGAAATGACCGGCATGGGAACAAGATCATCGTGATTCCCTTCGACGGAGCGGCGCTCGACCGCGATCTGGCGAACGCTCCCGAACTGCCCGCCGAGCCGGCGGCGATGGCGACGCCTGCGAAGGCATCGGAGGCCAAGTCTTAG
- a CDS encoding glycoside hydrolase family 3 C-terminal domain-containing protein yields MAASAFGAEPKPAYLDPAQPLEARARDLVGRMTLEEKASMMENSTPGVPRLGIPKYDWWSEALHGVANADIATVFPQAIGLAAMWDEPLHREIAHVIGVEGRAKFNSYVGTDKEGALFRGLTFWSPNINIFRDPRWGRGQETYGEDPFLTARLGVAFVRGLQGDHPTYLQAAACAKHFAVHSGPESLRHIMDVAPPEADLYETYFPAFEALVREAHVEVVMTAYNSLNGTPCSINPLLYSQLNQWGFNGHVTSDCGSVGDLIHSFRRAANAAEAEALVLKAGMNVTCGSEAPGIVTAVKSGLLAEAQVDRQITPLLRTMLRLGFFDPRDRVPFHAITPSQNDTREHAALALRAARESIVLLQNDGTLPLRKAALRRLAVIGPNASSVPVLLGNYNGTPSAPVTVLAGLKAALGPTVQVDYAHGCDYAAIPPALRPLATGWYKGEYFANLDLAGPPAATRTERPIRLHTAAPASGSEKLPKKLPPGGFSARWTGDIQTTLAGDYGFEVAGTGGFRLKVNGATLIDAWTPTPGNGTRRLNVHAALPDNTAVPFTLEYNLADGPADLSFQWSSPPADAVVAEAVALAAKADAIIFVGGISAQLEGEEMQVPYEGFLGGDREAIELPAVQQQLLEKLQALHKPIVLVNMSGSAVALPWAADHVNAIVQSFYPGQAGGTAIAEVLLGDTNPAGRLPVTFYRSTEDLPPFAEYRMENRTYRYFRGTPLYPFGHGLSYTKFSYANLRFVPAPDHSLTVTVDVTNSGPRDGDEVVQLYATPPTESHPRERHALCGFRRVPLAKGETRTVSFTVPATALRRWSTEQHAYATPSGNWTLRVGASSADLRQSASVKL; encoded by the coding sequence ATGGCTGCGTCGGCCTTCGGCGCTGAGCCGAAGCCGGCTTACCTCGACCCCGCCCAGCCCCTCGAGGCACGCGCCCGCGACCTCGTCGGCCGCATGACGCTCGAGGAAAAGGCCTCCATGATGGAGAACTCCACGCCTGGCGTCCCCCGGCTCGGCATCCCGAAGTATGACTGGTGGAGCGAGGCCCTCCACGGCGTCGCCAACGCCGACATCGCGACCGTGTTCCCCCAGGCCATCGGACTCGCCGCCATGTGGGATGAGCCGCTCCACCGCGAAATTGCCCACGTGATCGGGGTCGAGGGGCGCGCCAAGTTCAACAGCTACGTCGGCACCGACAAGGAGGGCGCCCTGTTCCGCGGGCTCACGTTCTGGTCGCCCAACATCAATATTTTCCGCGACCCGCGCTGGGGCCGCGGCCAGGAAACCTACGGCGAAGATCCGTTCCTCACCGCCCGACTCGGCGTCGCCTTCGTCCGGGGACTCCAGGGCGACCACCCAACCTATCTCCAGGCCGCAGCCTGCGCCAAACACTTCGCCGTTCACAGCGGCCCCGAGTCGCTCCGCCACATCATGGACGTCGCGCCCCCCGAGGCGGACCTCTACGAGACCTACTTCCCCGCGTTCGAGGCACTGGTGCGCGAAGCGCACGTCGAGGTCGTCATGACGGCCTACAACTCCCTCAACGGTACGCCGTGCTCCATCAACCCGCTGCTCTACTCCCAGCTCAACCAGTGGGGTTTCAACGGCCACGTGACTTCCGACTGCGGCTCCGTCGGCGATCTCATTCACTCCTTCCGCCGCGCCGCCAACGCCGCCGAGGCCGAGGCCCTCGTCCTCAAGGCCGGCATGAACGTCACCTGCGGTTCCGAGGCGCCGGGCATCGTCACCGCCGTCAAGTCCGGCCTCCTCGCCGAGGCCCAGGTCGACCGTCAGATCACGCCGCTCCTCCGCACGATGCTGCGACTCGGCTTCTTTGATCCCCGCGACCGCGTGCCGTTCCATGCGATCACGCCGTCGCAAAACGACACCCGCGAGCACGCCGCCCTCGCCCTCCGCGCCGCCCGTGAATCCATCGTCCTGCTCCAGAACGACGGCACGCTCCCGCTGCGCAAAGCCGCTCTCCGTCGCCTCGCCGTCATCGGCCCCAACGCCAGCTCCGTGCCCGTCCTCCTCGGCAACTACAACGGCACGCCCTCCGCCCCCGTCACCGTTCTCGCCGGCCTCAAGGCCGCGCTCGGCCCCACCGTCCAGGTCGACTACGCCCACGGCTGCGACTACGCCGCCATCCCACCCGCGCTCCGGCCCCTCGCCACCGGCTGGTACAAGGGCGAGTATTTCGCGAACCTCGACCTCGCCGGCCCACCCGCCGCCACGCGCACCGAGCGCCCCATCCGGCTCCACACCGCCGCCCCTGCCTCCGGCTCCGAGAAGCTCCCGAAGAAGCTCCCGCCCGGCGGCTTCTCCGCACGCTGGACCGGCGACATCCAGACCACCCTCGCCGGCGATTACGGTTTCGAGGTCGCCGGCACCGGCGGGTTCCGCCTGAAGGTCAACGGCGCCACGCTGATCGACGCCTGGACCCCGACGCCCGGGAACGGCACGCGCCGGCTCAATGTCCACGCCGCGCTGCCCGACAACACCGCGGTGCCGTTCACCCTCGAATATAATCTCGCGGACGGCCCCGCCGACCTCTCCTTCCAATGGAGTTCGCCGCCCGCCGACGCCGTCGTGGCCGAGGCCGTGGCGCTCGCCGCGAAGGCCGACGCGATCATCTTTGTCGGCGGCATCAGCGCGCAGCTCGAGGGCGAGGAGATGCAGGTGCCCTACGAGGGTTTCCTCGGCGGTGACCGCGAAGCGATCGAGCTCCCGGCCGTGCAGCAGCAGTTGCTCGAGAAGCTGCAGGCTCTCCACAAGCCGATTGTCCTGGTGAACATGTCCGGCAGCGCCGTCGCCCTCCCCTGGGCCGCGGATCACGTCAACGCGATCGTGCAGTCCTTCTACCCTGGCCAGGCCGGCGGCACCGCCATCGCCGAGGTCCTGCTGGGCGACACCAACCCGGCGGGCCGGCTGCCGGTCACATTCTACCGGTCGACGGAGGATCTGCCGCCGTTTGCCGAATACCGGATGGAGAACCGCACGTACCGCTACTTCCGCGGCACGCCGCTGTATCCGTTCGGCCATGGTCTGAGCTACACGAAGTTCAGCTACGCGAACCTCCGTTTCGTCCCCGCGCCCGACCATTCCCTAACCGTCACGGTCGATGTCACCAACTCTGGCCCCCGCGACGGCGACGAGGTTGTCCAACTCTACGCGACGCCGCCCACGGAGTCGCACCCGCGCGAGCGCCACGCCCTCTGCGGTTTCCGCCGCGTGCCTCTCGCCAAGGGCGAGACGCGCACCGTCTCGTTCACCGTGCCCGCCACCGCCCTCCGCCGCTGGAGCACCGAGCAGCACGCCTACGCCACGCCTTCCGGCAACTGGACCCTCCGCGTCGGCGCCTCCTCCGCCGACCTGCGCCAATCCGCCAGCGTGAAGCTGTAG
- a CDS encoding alpha/beta hydrolase, translated as MTTRDTFLKLTQIVGLASVLGFSAADAVAQDGKIYPLEAPAEPAAIALETGGVENQPAAESWFRQWGEPMARNVSSATLTPFLPDPAKATGAAVIVAPGGGFRWLSMNNEGWKVARALADRGIAAFVLKYRLVPTPESLDEFRAGMDRFFAPPAASGATSSKERPRSPILDLSRQLADAEAAYALILKRAGEWHVDPQRLGMIGFSAGAGLTMHCALHSTTMKLAFIGPIYGGMGSVEVPKDAPPLFAVIASDDFLFRGEFGLIKSWYEAKRPVEFHLYQNGGHGFGLGYPDRTSNGWFGTFVHWLDVNKFLVPKPAK; from the coding sequence ATGACCACGCGTGATACATTCCTGAAACTTACCCAGATTGTCGGACTCGCCTCCGTGCTCGGTTTCTCCGCTGCCGACGCCGTGGCGCAGGACGGAAAGATCTATCCGCTGGAAGCCCCCGCCGAACCCGCGGCCATTGCCCTCGAAACTGGCGGGGTCGAGAACCAGCCCGCGGCGGAGAGCTGGTTTCGCCAGTGGGGCGAACCGATGGCGCGCAATGTCTCGAGCGCCACGCTCACGCCCTTCCTCCCGGATCCGGCGAAGGCGACGGGCGCCGCCGTGATCGTGGCGCCTGGCGGAGGCTTCCGGTGGCTCTCGATGAACAACGAAGGGTGGAAAGTGGCCCGCGCCCTGGCGGACCGCGGCATCGCCGCCTTCGTGCTCAAGTACCGGCTCGTGCCGACGCCGGAGTCGCTCGACGAGTTCCGGGCCGGCATGGACCGGTTCTTCGCGCCGCCGGCCGCGTCCGGCGCCACCTCGAGCAAGGAACGGCCGCGTTCGCCCATCCTGGATCTGTCCCGTCAGCTCGCGGACGCGGAGGCGGCGTACGCGCTCATCCTGAAACGAGCCGGGGAATGGCACGTCGATCCGCAGCGGCTGGGCATGATTGGGTTTTCGGCGGGCGCGGGCCTCACGATGCACTGCGCGCTCCACTCGACGACGATGAAGCTGGCTTTCATCGGGCCGATCTATGGCGGCATGGGAAGCGTCGAGGTGCCCAAGGATGCGCCGCCGCTGTTCGCGGTCATCGCCAGCGATGATTTTCTGTTCCGCGGGGAGTTCGGACTGATCAAGTCCTGGTACGAAGCCAAGCGTCCGGTGGAGTTTCACCTGTACCAGAACGGTGGCCACGGCTTCGGACTCGGCTACCCGGACCGCACCAGCAACGGCTGGTTCGGAACGTTCGTCCACTGGCTCGACGTGAACAAATTCCTCGTGCCGAAGCCGGCCAAGTAG